The Platichthys flesus chromosome 18, fPlaFle2.1, whole genome shotgun sequence genome includes a window with the following:
- the selenoi gene encoding ethanolaminephosphotransferase 1 — protein sequence MALYEYVTQDQLAGFDKYKYSAVDSNPLSVYVMHPFWNFVVKFLPTSLAPNLITFTGFMFLVLNFLMLAFYDFDFTASAAAHVHVPSLVWVAAGIFNFLAYTLDGVDGKQARRTNSSTPLGELFDHGLDSWACIFFVATVYSIFGRGECGVGVATLYYILWVVLFSFILSHWEKYNTGILFLPWGYDISQVTISMVYLVTAVVGVETWYEPILFHFLYRDLFTFMIIACSFTVTLPMSLLNVLKAYRSNTLKHSSLYEAFLPFLSPVLLFILSTIWVVFSPSNILELQPRTYYLMVGTAFANVTCKLIVCQMSNTRCQPLSWLLLPMSLVVGLAVTGVVASETLLLYLWTLAVILAHIHYGVSVVQQLSDHFNIFAFSLKKANSDUQEEERIGLKGAEV from the exons ATGGCTCTTTACGAGTATGTCACCCAGGATCAGCTGGCGGGCTTCGACAAATACAAG TACAGCGCAGTGGACTCAAATCCCCTGTCCGTCTACGTCATGCACCCTTTCTGGAACTTTGTTGTGAAG TTTCTTCCGACATCGTTGGCTCCGAACCTCATTACATTCACAGGCTTTATGTTTCTTGTGTTGAACTTCCTCATGTTGGCCTTCTATGACTTTGACTTCACTGCCTCTG ctgcagcacatgTACACGTGCCTAGTTTGGTCTGGGTTGCTGCGGGGATCTTCAACTTCTTGGCGTATACACTCG ATGGTGTCGATGGTAAACAGGCGCGACGCACCAACTCCTCCACACCACTAGGGGAGCTTTTTGATCACGGCCTGGACAGCTGGGCCTGCATCTTCTTTGTGGCCACGGTTTACTCCATATTTGGGCGTGGTGAGTGCGGTGTGGGTGTTGCCACGCTGTATTACATCCTGTGGGTGGTGCTGTTCTCCTTCATCCTGTCTCACTGGGAGAAATACAACACTGGCATCTTGTTTCTGCCCTGGGGATACGACATCAGCCAAGTG ACCATCTCCATGGTTTACTTGGTCACTGCTGTGGTTGGCGTGGAAACGTGGTACGAGCCAATCCTGTTCCACTTCCTCTACAGAGACCTTTTCACCTTTATGATCATTG CTTGTTCTTTCACTGTGACCTTACCCATGAGCCTCCTCAATGTCCTGAA GGCTTATCGCAGTAACACTCTGAAGCACAGCAGCCTGTACGAAGCCTTCCtgcccttcctctctcctgtcctcctcttcatcttgtcCACCATTTGGGTGGTGTTTTCTCCATCCAACATCCTTGAGCTGCAGCCCAGGACCTACTACCTCATGGTGGGGACAGCATTCGCCAATGTCACG TGTAAGCTGATTGTGTGTCAGATGAGTAACACACGTTGCCAGCCGCTCAGCTGGCTGTTGCTGCCCATGTCGTTGGTGGTGGGGTTGGCGGTCACTGGAGTGGTCGCCAGCGAGACGCTACTGCTGTATCTGTGGACATTGGCTGTCATACTAGCACATATACACTACGGTGTATCAGTG gTGCAACAGCTCAGCGACCACTTCAATATCTTCGCCTTCTCCCTGAAGAAGGCCAACAGTGACTGACAGGAGGAAGAACGAATTGGCTTGAAAGGAGCGGAGGTTTaa
- the ost4 gene encoding dolichyl-diphosphooligosaccharide--protein glycosyltransferase subunit 4: MVTDVQLAIFANMLGVSLFLLVVLYHYVAVNNPKKQE, from the coding sequence ATGGTGACAGACGTGCAGCTCGCCATATTTGCCAACATGCTTGGCGTGTCATTATTCCTACTGGTCGTGTTGTATCACTACGTCGCAGTCAATAACCCCAAGAAGCAGGAGTAG